A single region of the Candidatus Sungiibacteriota bacterium genome encodes:
- a CDS encoding cobalamin-dependent protein (Presence of a B(12) (cobalamin)-binding domain implies dependence on cobalamin itself, in one of its several forms, or in some unusual lineages, dependence on a cobalamin-like analog.), whose amino-acid sequence MALKIGLVQINNEFSGVTYLPLSVADLQVYAQKNVADPGNYQFLLPVYKRIPVDIAVEHLLEADLVGFSLYVWNRNISLEIARRLKQKRPSVITVFGGPEVPDRSEEFLRKNRFVDLACHNEGEQAFVHILEKSFSGEWGEVPSVSFLDPSGNCVQTQWLPRMRSLAVMPSPYLNGTFTPLMEAYPNQRWDALWETNRGCPFFCSFCDWGSNTKNKVIRFDLEILFKELEWFAQHKIQFIFCCDANFGLLPRDVDIARKAAEIKAHYGLPRALSTQNAKNAEERIFQTQKILADAGLSTGVTIAFQSQDPEVLRAVERTNISMDAFRNLQRRFTEAGIDTYSDMLIALPQETYNSFADGVALTIEQGQHNRIQFGNLSMMPNAPMSDPQYVARYGLKTVEVKAVIFHGVIDETPDQVAESEDIVVETSTLTREDWARTRVFCWTTSLLHFDKVFQIPLIVLRQTTGVSYRRLIEVFTEGELEEFPVLKEIQSFFRAKAKSIMAGGIEYCPAPEWLNIYWPVDEFIFIKLCREGKLDQFYDEARRVLTQFFRTNNIVVDEELLRQAIELNQGLIKLPFVEEDTVLTLSYNIWEFYRGVRAMCDVALVRGSFIYRVDRNSEHWQSWEDWYKLVVWYGNKRGAYLYGNIKCEPEKAGHF is encoded by the coding sequence ATGGCGCTGAAAATAGGTTTGGTGCAGATCAATAATGAATTCTCCGGAGTAACGTATCTTCCGCTTTCGGTCGCCGACCTTCAGGTTTATGCTCAAAAGAATGTTGCTGACCCCGGAAACTACCAATTTCTTCTGCCGGTTTACAAACGTATTCCGGTCGACATCGCCGTGGAGCATCTGCTGGAGGCTGATCTTGTTGGATTCAGTCTTTATGTTTGGAACCGCAATATTTCTTTGGAAATTGCCCGGCGCCTAAAACAAAAAAGACCAAGTGTTATTACTGTTTTTGGCGGGCCCGAAGTACCGGATCGTTCGGAAGAATTTTTGAGAAAAAACCGTTTTGTAGATCTTGCCTGCCATAACGAGGGAGAACAAGCCTTTGTCCATATTTTGGAAAAAAGTTTTTCCGGAGAATGGGGGGAAGTACCTTCGGTAAGTTTTCTGGACCCTTCGGGCAACTGTGTTCAGACGCAATGGCTTCCGAGGATGCGAAGTCTCGCTGTCATGCCCTCACCCTACCTTAACGGAACCTTTACTCCTTTGATGGAAGCATACCCTAATCAAAGATGGGATGCGTTGTGGGAAACTAATCGCGGCTGTCCTTTTTTTTGTTCTTTCTGCGACTGGGGCTCCAACACTAAAAATAAAGTAATTAGATTTGATCTGGAGATTTTGTTTAAAGAGCTGGAGTGGTTTGCGCAGCATAAGATACAGTTTATATTTTGTTGTGACGCCAACTTCGGACTGCTGCCGAGAGACGTTGATATTGCACGAAAAGCCGCGGAGATCAAAGCGCACTACGGTCTGCCCAGAGCCCTTTCTACGCAGAATGCCAAAAACGCAGAGGAACGTATTTTTCAGACGCAAAAAATTCTTGCCGATGCCGGTTTAAGTACCGGTGTAACCATTGCTTTTCAGTCGCAGGATCCGGAAGTTTTGCGGGCAGTGGAGAGAACAAATATTTCTATGGATGCCTTCCGTAATCTTCAGAGAAGGTTTACCGAGGCCGGCATTGATACTTACAGCGATATGCTTATTGCTTTACCCCAAGAAACCTATAATTCTTTTGCCGATGGAGTTGCGCTTACCATTGAGCAGGGACAGCACAACCGGATTCAGTTTGGCAATCTTTCTATGATGCCCAATGCTCCCATGTCCGATCCGCAGTATGTAGCGAGGTATGGACTTAAAACCGTTGAGGTTAAAGCAGTTATCTTTCACGGTGTTATTGATGAAACACCAGATCAGGTAGCAGAAAGCGAAGATATTGTGGTAGAAACCAGCACCCTGACGCGGGAAGACTGGGCGCGCACCAGAGTGTTTTGCTGGACGACCTCGCTTCTGCACTTTGACAAAGTTTTTCAGATACCGTTGATAGTTTTGCGTCAAACCACGGGCGTGTCTTATCGTCGTCTGATTGAGGTATTTACCGAAGGGGAACTGGAAGAATTCCCGGTGCTTAAGGAAATACAATCTTTTTTCCGCGCAAAGGCAAAAAGCATTATGGCCGGGGGCATAGAGTATTGTCCGGCGCCGGAGTGGTTGAATATCTATTGGCCGGTGGACGAATTTATCTTTATTAAGCTTTGCAGAGAAGGAAAACTGGATCAATTTTATGACGAGGCCCGGCGGGTCCTTACGCAGTTCTTCAGAACAAATAATATCGTTGTTGACGAAGAGTTACTCCGTCAAGCCATAGAGCTTAATCAGGGTCTTATAAAACTTCCCTTTGTTGAAGAAGACACCGTTCTTACGCTCTCCTACAATATCTGGGAATTTTATCGGGGCGTACGCGCAATGTGTGACGTAGCGCTTGTCCGGGGAAGTTTTATTTACAGGGTTGATCGCAACAGCGAGCATTGGCAGAGCTGGGAGGATTGGTATAAACTTGTTGTCTGGTATGGCAACAAAAGAGGCGCGTATCTTTATGGCAATATCAAATGTGAACCCGAAAAAGCAGGGCACTTCTAA
- a CDS encoding adenylyltransferase/cytidyltransferase family protein produces the protein MAVKDLGTFIEYRDLPLVRSKFRGQVIVFVSGAFDLLHAAHVAFFEKCKKLGDILVVEVAHDALIRKNKGEGRPILNEQARLKMVGSLRVVDFCFLDVPVEGYPLAFLGTVMELLKPDKYVINTDAWDIPYRRELAQKHGVELVISERSLIPGHGDLSTSDIIEKIRSLPHG, from the coding sequence ATGGCTGTCAAGGATCTGGGGACTTTCATAGAGTATAGAGATTTGCCTCTGGTAAGAAGTAAGTTCCGGGGCCAAGTCATAGTTTTTGTTTCCGGAGCGTTTGACCTCCTTCACGCGGCGCACGTTGCTTTTTTTGAGAAGTGTAAAAAACTTGGCGATATACTGGTGGTCGAGGTAGCCCATGATGCCTTAATTAGAAAAAACAAAGGAGAAGGAAGGCCGATTTTAAATGAGCAGGCCCGACTGAAAATGGTTGGATCGCTAAGGGTCGTAGATTTTTGCTTTCTGGATGTTCCTGTGGAAGGTTACCCGCTTGCCTTTTTGGGCACGGTAATGGAGCTTTTAAAACCCGATAAATACGTCATCAACACCGATGCTTGGGATATTCCTTATAGACGGGAGTTAGCGCAAAAACACGGTGTAGAACTTGTGATATCGGAGCGTTCCCTCATACCCGGGCACGGAGATCTGTCCACCTCGGATATAATTGAAAAAATACGTTCCCTGCCGCATGGCTAG
- a CDS encoding NUDIX hydrolase has translation MDLELLTPQKVGEATELVKRVFGKTLLSQKFRKPTTGEIYEYAMHDYKSGKVPSLVFPLNVKHEVVALRQFRHAANHWLWEFPGGNQVTDELPEEVAKRELLEETGYAPTQLILLTPKPIWCEPADYVNPFYAFLATDCNLTSKPLLDPTEYLEVKTFPLSQWLAMIWDGKIRDSKTIAITMLALPHLNTEVRNYK, from the coding sequence ATGGATCTGGAACTTTTAACGCCTCAAAAAGTAGGCGAGGCGACTGAACTGGTAAAAAGGGTTTTTGGGAAAACGCTTCTTAGCCAAAAATTTCGCAAGCCAACTACCGGAGAGATCTATGAATACGCGATGCATGACTATAAGTCGGGTAAGGTGCCTTCCTTGGTCTTTCCCCTAAACGTAAAACACGAAGTTGTTGCCCTTAGACAATTCAGGCATGCTGCCAATCACTGGCTCTGGGAGTTCCCCGGAGGAAATCAGGTGACAGATGAATTGCCGGAAGAGGTGGCCAAACGAGAACTGCTGGAAGAAACCGGCTATGCCCCCACTCAACTAATCTTGCTAACCCCAAAACCCATTTGGTGCGAGCCGGCTGACTACGTTAATCCTTTTTATGCGTTTCTGGCCACAGACTGCAACCTTACCAGTAAACCACTGCTTGACCCCACAGAGTATCTGGAAGTTAAAACTTTTCCGCTATCCCAGTGGCTGGCCATGATCTGGGATGGAAAAATACGAGATTCCAAAACTATTGCAATCACTATGCTGGCACTTCCGCATCTTAATACAGAGGTCAGAAACTATAAATAA
- a CDS encoding type 1 glutamine amidotransferase, translating to MRKALIITGKFVQDVEYVYPYYRLQEAGWGVDVAVRDKETVFGVIGVKVVPTLDIPEIKIDNYDLLILPGGARSLEYLRQDQDILRIIREFHEKGKVIAAICHGSQLLISAKIIKGRKISGYYSIKDDIENAGATYEDASVVVDGNLVTSPHYKYMGEWMRETLQLLT from the coding sequence ATGAGGAAAGCATTAATTATAACCGGAAAATTTGTGCAGGATGTGGAATATGTTTATCCTTACTATCGTCTTCAGGAGGCGGGTTGGGGTGTTGATGTTGCGGTACGGGACAAAGAAACGGTTTTCGGCGTAATAGGCGTAAAAGTAGTGCCAACCCTAGACATACCTGAAATTAAAATTGATAATTACGATTTACTTATTCTTCCCGGAGGCGCACGGTCTTTGGAGTATTTAAGACAGGATCAGGACATTTTGCGCATTATCAGGGAATTTCACGAAAAAGGTAAGGTTATTGCTGCGATATGCCACGGCTCTCAGCTTTTGATTTCCGCCAAAATTATCAAGGGCAGAAAAATCTCCGGTTACTACAGCATTAAGGACGACATTGAAAATGCGGGGGCTACTTACGAGGATGCGTCGGTGGTGGTAGACGGTAACTTAGTTACAAGTCCTCATTATAAATACATGGGTGAGTGGATGAGAGAAACGCTTCAACTGCTTACATGA
- a CDS encoding NAD-dependent epimerase/dehydratase family protein codes for MFDFANKKVLVAGGTGLIGIPLVEILIQEGAQVRIASLDHESRAHKQAEFRKIDLLKMDNCLHVCEGMDYVFNLLCAKGPPRFNKEKPATLFEMNLMLDVNMLSAAREKGADGYLLASSLAVYPPAEVFHEDDVWKGFPSKNDWFAGLAKRMGEIQAEAYRLQYGWEKISIVRPANTYGPYDDFESDAAMVIPYLIREAVGGRNPLRMESDGLQVRDFIHARDVARGMMLVAKKGVSEPVNLGSGIGYTIRQVLEIVLRHSECTPKTIWKDSGPSGDRRRVLDVQRARSLGFEPQISLEEGIRETVEWYRTHKDFARQTRFNLFSS; via the coding sequence ATGTTTGACTTCGCCAATAAAAAAGTGTTGGTTGCCGGAGGCACTGGGCTTATTGGAATACCCTTGGTGGAGATTTTAATTCAGGAAGGAGCTCAAGTCCGGATCGCATCTCTGGATCATGAATCGCGTGCGCACAAGCAAGCAGAGTTTCGCAAGATTGATTTGCTAAAAATGGATAATTGTTTGCATGTCTGCGAGGGGATGGACTATGTGTTTAATTTATTATGTGCCAAGGGCCCCCCGCGGTTTAACAAAGAAAAACCCGCTACGCTTTTTGAAATGAATTTGATGCTTGACGTAAACATGCTTAGCGCCGCTCGGGAGAAGGGGGCTGACGGTTATTTACTGGCAAGCTCTCTTGCCGTTTATCCTCCGGCTGAAGTATTCCACGAAGATGACGTCTGGAAAGGTTTTCCTTCTAAGAATGATTGGTTTGCGGGGCTGGCTAAACGCATGGGGGAGATTCAGGCCGAAGCCTATAGGCTCCAGTATGGTTGGGAAAAAATTTCCATTGTGCGTCCGGCCAATACCTATGGACCGTATGATGATTTTGAGTCGGATGCGGCCATGGTGATTCCTTATTTGATTCGGGAGGCAGTAGGCGGCAGGAATCCTTTGAGGATGGAAAGTGACGGACTGCAGGTGAGGGACTTCATTCATGCGCGGGACGTGGCGCGAGGAATGATGCTGGTTGCCAAGAAAGGAGTCTCCGAGCCGGTAAATCTGGGAAGTGGCATAGGATACACCATACGGCAGGTGTTAGAGATAGTTTTACGGCATTCAGAGTGTACGCCGAAAACAATTTGGAAGGATTCCGGGCCCAGCGGCGACCGCCGAAGAGTCCTGGACGTTCAAAGAGCGCGGTCTCTTGGTTTTGAGCCGCAGATTTCGTTGGAGGAAGGAATTCGCGAAACTGTGGAGTGGTACCGTACCCACAAAGATTTCGCCCGGCAGACACGATTTAATCTCTTCTCTAGTTAA
- a CDS encoding phytanoyl-CoA dioxygenase family protein, with protein sequence MPSVLTEAERIFYAEKGYLVVNNLLSSDYCAWLLAIFEAHAESDFPGILNIELKAPEILHLIKQPLLVAIVEEVLGGEALCIGSQVLFKKPGTPFARHAWRPHQDNAYLRARRGVSLSAIFSLADSDPENGGMYLYPQSHHEPLLPFVPHPSFDPQDNPGNEVGVPAHYDKSDLYLPKGSLYVQHGNLIHGSYPNTSVVRSRPHFGIMYILRGENYTLGSRRREVAYEITLHQSII encoded by the coding sequence ATGCCGTCAGTACTGACTGAAGCCGAGAGAATTTTTTATGCAGAAAAGGGCTATTTGGTCGTTAACAACCTTCTTTCATCTGACTACTGCGCTTGGTTACTTGCAATTTTTGAAGCGCACGCGGAGTCGGACTTCCCGGGGATTTTAAACATTGAGTTGAAGGCACCAGAAATTCTGCATTTAATAAAACAGCCGTTACTTGTGGCGATAGTTGAAGAGGTGCTGGGTGGAGAGGCATTATGCATCGGGTCGCAAGTTTTATTTAAAAAGCCCGGTACGCCTTTTGCCAGACACGCTTGGCGTCCGCATCAGGACAATGCTTATCTTCGGGCGCGCCGTGGTGTATCGCTCTCGGCCATTTTTTCTCTGGCAGATAGTGATCCGGAAAACGGTGGCATGTATCTTTATCCGCAATCACATCACGAGCCGCTTCTGCCGTTTGTACCGCACCCAAGTTTTGATCCGCAGGACAATCCCGGCAATGAAGTAGGGGTCCCTGCTCATTATGACAAAAGTGATCTTTATTTACCGAAAGGATCTTTATACGTTCAGCACGGTAACCTGATTCACGGCTCTTATCCCAATACTTCTGTTGTACGTTCCAGGCCCCACTTTGGTATTATGTATATTTTGCGCGGCGAAAATTACACCTTGGGATCCCGACGTCGTGAAGTGGCGTACGAGATTACTCTGCATCAATCAATTATTTAA
- a CDS encoding HAD family phosphatase, giving the protein MRNFRGILFDFDGVLADTMEDHFRAWHSVLADFGIALTREEFLPHEGMPTREMAKIFCGLGDRPDALTLADQIVAQKDRHYVGHRKQLKFYSGVEELVESLHQRGVPLAIVSGGQFKRISVTVPSSFLEKFKAIITGEMTERGKPFPDPYLKGARMLGVDPEKCVVVENAPLGIRAAKAAGAYCIAIASTLGREQLAEADEVLEEFTELKDHPLIQSMI; this is encoded by the coding sequence ATGAGAAATTTTAGAGGAATATTATTTGATTTTGACGGGGTTTTGGCCGACACCATGGAAGATCATTTTAGGGCGTGGCATTCGGTCTTGGCAGATTTTGGTATTGCCCTCACGCGGGAAGAATTTTTGCCGCATGAGGGTATGCCTACCCGTGAGATGGCTAAGATTTTTTGCGGACTTGGTGACAGGCCTGACGCCCTGACTTTAGCCGATCAGATTGTTGCGCAAAAAGATCGCCATTACGTCGGACACCGTAAACAGCTTAAGTTTTATTCGGGTGTGGAGGAGCTCGTGGAATCTTTGCATCAGCGAGGGGTGCCCCTTGCTATCGTAAGCGGCGGACAGTTTAAAAGAATTTCCGTAACTGTACCGTCATCTTTTTTGGAAAAATTTAAGGCTATTATAACAGGCGAGATGACAGAGCGCGGTAAGCCCTTTCCAGATCCGTATCTGAAAGGCGCAAGGATGCTGGGTGTTGATCCTGAAAAATGTGTAGTGGTAGAAAATGCGCCCTTGGGAATAAGGGCCGCTAAAGCCGCCGGGGCTTACTGCATTGCTATAGCTTCCACCTTGGGTCGCGAGCAGCTCGCGGAGGCGGACGAAGTACTAGAGGAGTTTACAGAACTCAAAGACCATCCGCTTATACAGAGTATGATATAG
- a CDS encoding NUDIX hydrolase: MLHRPVPIGELIYLVDPVFGKTLAKQRFRHPTTGEEYDYIFLHGTARWSSMVMPITEDGKVVIVYQFRHGANDYIYEFPGGNADGAESPIEVAARELTEETGFVAKKVLPLVPENIFIEPVSSMGRLYVYLAVGCQKVKEPTLDPYEFLEIQCFPLEKWFQMIRQGTIVDMKTVAITHLAEPLLKEVGY; encoded by the coding sequence ATGCTCCACAGGCCCGTACCAATCGGTGAATTAATTTATCTAGTGGATCCGGTCTTTGGTAAAACTCTTGCCAAGCAAAGATTTCGTCACCCTACTACCGGCGAAGAATACGACTACATCTTTCTTCACGGAACAGCTCGTTGGTCCTCCATGGTAATGCCCATAACCGAAGATGGAAAAGTTGTCATAGTCTATCAATTCCGTCATGGCGCCAACGACTATATTTATGAATTCCCCGGAGGTAACGCGGATGGTGCAGAGTCTCCAATAGAGGTGGCCGCAAGAGAACTAACGGAAGAGACCGGATTTGTGGCTAAGAAAGTTTTGCCGCTGGTGCCAGAAAACATATTCATTGAACCGGTCAGCAGTATGGGAAGACTTTATGTGTATTTAGCGGTTGGCTGTCAAAAAGTAAAAGAGCCGACCCTTGATCCTTACGAATTTTTAGAAATCCAATGTTTCCCTCTGGAAAAGTGGTTTCAAATGATTCGGCAGGGAACGATCGTAGACATGAAAACCGTTGCTATAACCCATCTGGCAGAACCCCTGCTTAAAGAAGTTGGATACTAG
- a CDS encoding SDR family oxidoreductase gives MNLNLKNRTVLITGGSRGVGKAIARAFVAEGARVVICGRDAESLRKAREELCGVENSCSKTIFTCVLDATKSEEAMALFSPLGLISAIGSLDVLVNNVGGAESFGGFCDLKDRDWIRAYELNFMSAVYFSREALPWLQKSGNGRIINISSVPARQPGGYNPHYSAAKAALLNLSKHLANQLGQYNILVNAICPSTLRGGGWDTNVKKRALREGISEEEAARKTEETDKKKNPLSRLGTLEDVANLVVFLASPVANFITGTCIDVDGGTVRSIV, from the coding sequence ATGAACCTTAATCTTAAAAACCGTACGGTATTGATTACTGGTGGAAGCCGGGGTGTTGGGAAAGCTATTGCGCGCGCCTTTGTGGCTGAAGGAGCACGGGTAGTAATTTGTGGGCGTGATGCAGAGTCGCTTAGGAAAGCTAGAGAGGAACTTTGCGGCGTTGAAAACAGCTGTTCTAAAACAATTTTTACGTGTGTTCTAGACGCTACCAAGTCAGAGGAAGCCATGGCCTTATTCTCGCCCTTGGGGTTGATATCAGCAATTGGATCTCTGGATGTTCTGGTTAATAACGTGGGCGGCGCAGAAAGTTTTGGCGGATTTTGTGACTTGAAAGACAGAGATTGGATCAGGGCCTACGAGCTTAATTTTATGAGTGCGGTGTATTTTTCACGCGAGGCGTTACCTTGGCTCCAAAAATCAGGAAATGGAAGGATTATAAATATATCCTCGGTGCCTGCTCGTCAACCGGGTGGCTATAATCCGCATTACTCTGCGGCTAAAGCCGCCTTGTTGAATCTTTCCAAGCACCTTGCCAATCAGCTGGGGCAGTACAACATCTTGGTAAATGCTATCTGTCCAAGCACTTTGAGGGGTGGAGGATGGGATACCAACGTAAAGAAACGCGCCCTACGAGAGGGTATAAGCGAGGAGGAGGCCGCAAGAAAAACAGAGGAGACAGATAAAAAGAAAAACCCTCTGTCCAGACTCGGCACCTTGGAGGACGTTGCCAATCTTGTGGTTTTTTTGGCATCTCCGGTCGCTAACTTCATCACCGGCACCTGTATTGATGTTGATGGCGGCACGGTGAGGTCCATCGTATGA
- a CDS encoding NAD(P)-dependent oxidoreductase, with the protein MKKRRVLICGASGFIGRNFFEALSQRDDLDVYGTFATDRGDLTLSPRLIAADLTRQEDVTRLLREKYDVLIMAAAITSGVKDIVSRPEIHVTDNAVMNSWVLRSAFDYCVPHVVFLSCAVVYQMNTGRILKEEDLDLNQGPYEKYFGGAWMKIFSEKQCEFFARLGRNKFTVVRHSNIYGPYDKFGSEGAHVTATVITRALETPEGRVFTLGGDGSEERDLLYVADLTRFLEMAIDKQSSAYEIFNVGLGETISVRALADKIIGLSGRMVRIHFDPAGPTIPTKLKLDISKAGEKLGWSPQISLDEGLQKTIQWYRDHILKRRKR; encoded by the coding sequence ATGAAAAAACGGCGTGTACTTATTTGCGGCGCTTCTGGTTTTATAGGCAGAAATTTTTTTGAGGCGCTATCGCAAAGAGACGACCTTGATGTGTACGGAACTTTTGCTACCGATCGCGGGGATTTAACCCTTTCTCCCAGACTGATTGCGGCGGATTTAACCAGACAGGAGGACGTAACCCGGCTTCTTAGGGAGAAATATGACGTTCTTATTATGGCAGCAGCCATAACTTCGGGTGTTAAGGATATTGTTAGCCGTCCCGAAATTCATGTGACCGATAATGCGGTTATGAATTCTTGGGTGTTAAGATCTGCCTTTGACTATTGTGTACCGCACGTAGTATTTCTTAGCTGTGCTGTGGTTTATCAGATGAATACGGGACGTATTCTTAAAGAAGAAGATCTGGACCTGAACCAAGGTCCGTATGAGAAATATTTTGGGGGAGCCTGGATGAAGATTTTTTCCGAGAAGCAGTGCGAATTCTTTGCGCGTCTCGGAAGAAACAAATTTACCGTAGTGAGACACTCCAACATTTACGGTCCTTACGACAAGTTCGGCTCTGAGGGCGCGCACGTTACCGCAACAGTCATTACCCGCGCGCTGGAAACGCCTGAAGGTAGAGTGTTTACTCTGGGCGGTGATGGCAGTGAGGAAAGAGACTTGCTTTATGTTGCGGATCTGACCCGTTTTCTTGAAATGGCCATAGACAAACAGAGTTCTGCTTATGAAATTTTTAATGTTGGGCTGGGTGAGACAATTTCGGTTCGGGCCCTTGCCGATAAGATTATTGGTTTATCAGGCAGAATGGTTAGAATTCACTTTGATCCAGCTGGACCAACTATTCCGACTAAACTTAAGCTTGATATTTCTAAAGCAGGTGAAAAGCTTGGCTGGAGTCCGCAGATTTCATTAGACGAAGGTCTTCAAAAAACAATCCAATGGTATCGTGACCACATTTTAAAGAGGCGGAAGAGGTAA
- a CDS encoding NAD(P)-dependent oxidoreductase → MAHAKKQSVLITGASGFIGRNLFEALSQRADLEVYGTYFSRKFSVNPKLLRVDLRDLDLIPKILQVGFDVVIHAAAATSDAKDQAIPPYFDSTANIVMNMLLLEEAARNSVKQFIFLSSPAVYFLCLGRPDWESITGQGRIDKKDIGAALTKLYTERLCDFYSMRSRTRFSIVRPASIYGPHDRFNLESSRTVGTAITKVMSAPHGGTINVDGDGSEEVDLLYVSDLVRFIELLLGKQSSSFEIYSIGSGSPLSLRALLEKVMVLMQKPLRVEFGALKSAIPSKPVLDSSKAERNFGWTPQILLDEGLKRTLAWYRENIVQHDLE, encoded by the coding sequence ATGGCACATGCAAAAAAGCAGAGTGTGCTTATCACCGGCGCCTCGGGTTTTATCGGGAGAAATTTGTTTGAAGCTCTTTCCCAGCGAGCAGATCTTGAAGTTTATGGCACCTACTTTTCGCGAAAGTTCAGCGTAAACCCCAAGCTTCTTCGGGTTGATCTGCGGGATCTTGATCTTATACCAAAGATATTGCAGGTAGGCTTTGATGTGGTTATTCATGCAGCTGCCGCAACTTCAGATGCCAAAGATCAGGCGATCCCGCCGTACTTTGATTCAACCGCTAATATCGTGATGAATATGTTGTTACTTGAGGAGGCAGCTAGAAACTCTGTTAAACAATTTATTTTTTTGAGCAGCCCAGCAGTTTATTTTCTGTGTTTGGGTCGTCCGGATTGGGAAAGCATTACGGGTCAGGGACGAATTGATAAAAAAGACATTGGCGCAGCATTAACAAAATTATATACAGAGCGTCTTTGTGACTTTTATTCAATGCGTAGTAGGACACGATTTAGTATTGTGCGACCCGCCAGTATTTATGGTCCGCATGACAGATTCAACCTCGAAAGTTCCCGCACAGTCGGTACCGCTATCACTAAAGTCATGTCGGCACCACACGGGGGAACGATCAACGTAGATGGCGATGGAAGCGAGGAAGTAGACCTCCTATATGTTTCGGATCTTGTACGTTTTATTGAATTACTTTTGGGTAAGCAATCCAGTTCCTTTGAGATCTATAGTATTGGATCGGGTAGCCCTCTTTCCCTGCGCGCGCTTCTGGAGAAGGTTATGGTTTTGATGCAAAAACCCCTTAGGGTGGAGTTTGGCGCCCTCAAGTCGGCTATTCCTTCCAAACCTGTTCTGGATTCAAGTAAGGCTGAAAGAAATTTTGGTTGGACCCCGCAGATTCTTCTGGATGAGGGGTTAAAGCGTACCCTTGCCTGGTATCGTGAAAATATTGTGCAGCATGATCTAGAATAG
- a CDS encoding phytanoyl-CoA dioxygenase family protein, with amino-acid sequence MDICGCGLTSVQVQLYKENGYLVVPDVFVPAECGAVLRVYERYAKPDFRGIMNLERGFVEYQEQDADGNEKVERREVLADDSLAVWSMISDHRLVKILGILQLAEVVHLQSMVLFKRAGTSYALQAWNPHQDNAYPQADYGMYITGNIALEDHTVENGGMYIYPGSHKEPILPSVKVKSFHEKSGKSPGHCVEVPSRYQAVDLEFKKGSVLFLHGNVIHGSRSNESERSRAMLLVPYGTLGISKGKNFVPGRIAQRKEACLACGHESWKKAVRCRRFT; translated from the coding sequence GTGGATATTTGCGGGTGCGGCCTGACTTCAGTACAAGTACAACTTTATAAAGAAAACGGTTATTTAGTTGTGCCTGATGTTTTTGTTCCGGCAGAGTGCGGAGCCGTACTGCGGGTTTATGAGCGCTATGCCAAGCCTGATTTTCGCGGCATCATGAATTTGGAACGCGGCTTTGTTGAGTATCAGGAACAGGATGCAGACGGTAATGAAAAAGTTGAGCGCAGGGAGGTTTTGGCAGATGACAGTCTGGCTGTCTGGTCCATGATTAGCGACCACCGCCTGGTTAAGATTTTAGGTATACTGCAGCTCGCGGAGGTTGTTCATTTGCAGTCCATGGTTCTTTTCAAACGGGCTGGAACTTCCTATGCCTTGCAGGCATGGAATCCGCATCAAGACAATGCCTACCCGCAGGCAGATTACGGTATGTACATTACCGGCAACATTGCTCTTGAAGATCACACTGTTGAGAATGGCGGAATGTATATTTATCCCGGCTCACATAAAGAGCCTATACTGCCGAGCGTTAAAGTAAAAAGTTTCCATGAGAAATCAGGAAAAAGTCCGGGACATTGCGTAGAAGTTCCATCCAGGTACCAAGCCGTTGATCTTGAATTTAAGAAAGGTAGTGTTCTTTTTCTGCATGGCAACGTTATTCATGGATCGCGTTCCAATGAGTCTGAAAGGTCGCGGGCCATGTTGCTTGTGCCTTACGGCACTTTAGGAATCAGCAAGGGCAAGAACTTTGTGCCGGGCAGAATAGCGCAGAGAAAAGAAGCGTGTTTAGCTTGCGGCCACGAATCCTGGAAAAAAGCTGTTAGATGCAGGCGGTTTACATAA